A genomic window from Lutra lutra chromosome 17, mLutLut1.2, whole genome shotgun sequence includes:
- the CCL22 gene encoding C-C motif chemokine 22 — protein MASLKTPLLAALVFLALTLQTTEAGPYGANVEDSVCCWEYFRHPLPLRMIRFFYWTSDSCRRPGVVFLTVKDREICADPRMPWVKKILQKLSA, from the exons ATGGCCAGCCTGAAGACTCCGCTCCTGGCTGCCCTTGTCTTTCTTGCTCTGACACTTCAAACAACTGAGGCGG GTCCTTATGGTGCCAACGTGGAAGACAGCGTCTGTTGCTGGGAGTACTTCCgtcaccctctgcctctgcgcATGATCAGGTTTTTCTACTGGACTTCAGACTCGTGCCGGAGGCCTGGCGTGGT cttCCTAACTGTCAAGGACCGGGAGATCTGTGCTGACCCCAGAATGCCCTGGGTGAAAAAGATTCTCCAGAAACTGAGCGCATGA